One Natrinema longum genomic window carries:
- a CDS encoding DUF7344 domain-containing protein, giving the protein MAGPHTSRLTETFDLLSHPYRRYVLYYLTRESEAVGIDTLAAVIANWDGDGTKTPPGSGRRDVETALRHTHLPKLADAGIVLFGTNADAIEFRATDRFDRILEETARLDGYMQTAPSE; this is encoded by the coding sequence ATGGCAGGACCGCATACGTCACGACTGACCGAAACGTTCGATCTCTTGTCTCATCCCTACCGGCGCTACGTGCTATACTATCTCACGAGAGAATCCGAGGCGGTCGGGATCGACACCCTCGCAGCCGTGATCGCCAACTGGGACGGTGACGGGACGAAGACGCCTCCCGGGAGCGGTCGCAGAGACGTCGAGACCGCGCTCCGTCACACGCACCTTCCGAAACTCGCCGACGCCGGCATCGTCCTGTTCGGCACGAACGCGGATGCGATCGAGTTCAGGGCAACGGACAGGTTCGACCGGATCCTCGAGGAGACGGCACGTCTCGACGGCTACATGCAAACCGCTCCCAGCGAGTGA
- the mvaD gene encoding phosphomevalonate decarboxylase MvaD yields the protein MKATAMAHPIQGLVKYHGMRDEIERLPYHDSISVCTAPSHTRTTVEFSMDYDEDTFVVDGEELEGRAYERVEAVVEKARSKSDAAHTVYPVRLESENSFPTNVGLGSSSSGFAAAAMALAEAAELDASRGEISTIARVGSASSARAVTGAFSHLRTGMNDEDCRSERVPSNLHEDLKIVVGLVPYHKDTDDAHREAADSHMFQARNAHIHEQIAKMRDSLRNDDFEGVFERAEHDSLSLAATTMTGPSGWVYWQPATLAVFNKVRELREEEDIPVYFSTDTGASVYVNTTEEHADEVEEAVADCGVSTTVWDVGGPAKLLDEDKHLF from the coding sequence ATGAAAGCCACGGCCATGGCCCACCCCATTCAGGGGCTGGTCAAGTATCACGGGATGCGCGACGAGATCGAGCGCCTGCCCTACCACGACAGCATCAGCGTCTGTACGGCCCCGAGCCACACCCGCACGACCGTCGAGTTCTCGATGGACTACGACGAGGACACCTTCGTCGTCGACGGCGAGGAACTCGAGGGGCGAGCGTACGAACGGGTCGAAGCAGTCGTCGAGAAGGCCCGCTCGAAGTCCGACGCGGCGCACACCGTCTACCCGGTCCGCCTCGAGAGCGAGAACAGTTTCCCGACCAACGTCGGGCTGGGATCTTCCTCCTCCGGTTTTGCGGCCGCGGCGATGGCCCTGGCCGAGGCGGCCGAACTCGACGCTTCCAGAGGAGAGATCTCGACGATCGCCCGCGTCGGGTCGGCCTCGTCCGCGCGGGCGGTCACCGGTGCCTTCTCACATCTCCGCACCGGGATGAACGACGAGGACTGTCGCTCCGAGCGGGTCCCCTCGAACCTCCACGAGGACCTCAAGATCGTCGTCGGCCTCGTCCCCTACCACAAGGACACCGACGACGCCCACCGCGAAGCCGCCGACAGCCACATGTTCCAGGCCCGCAACGCCCACATCCACGAACAGATCGCGAAGATGCGTGACTCCCTGCGCAACGACGACTTCGAGGGCGTGTTCGAACGCGCCGAACACGACTCGCTGTCGCTGGCTGCGACGACCATGACCGGCCCCTCGGGGTGGGTCTACTGGCAGCCGGCCACGCTCGCGGTCTTCAACAAAGTCCGCGAACTCCGCGAGGAGGAGGACATCCCCGTCTACTTTTCGACGGACACGGGGGCCAGCGTCTACGTCAACACCACCGAGGAACACGCCGACGAAGTTGAGGAAGCCGTCGCCGACTGCGGCGTCTCCACCACCGTCTGGGACGTCGGCGGCCCCGCGAAACTCCTGGACGAGGACAAACACCTGTTCTGA
- a CDS encoding HalOD1 output domain-containing protein: MDDCSTYSESVHHHYDWATTEPSMAIIGAIASLEEVTPADLSTTLDNTLYDYVDPEALDALVTADSRLVISFSIADYGVRITEDGLTIRYD, encoded by the coding sequence ATGGATGACTGCTCTACTTACTCCGAGTCCGTCCACCATCACTACGATTGGGCGACCACCGAGCCGAGTATGGCGATCATCGGAGCGATCGCATCCTTAGAAGAGGTTACACCGGCCGATCTCTCGACGACACTGGACAACACCCTCTACGATTACGTCGATCCCGAAGCGCTCGATGCGCTCGTTACTGCCGATAGTCGGCTCGTTATTTCGTTTTCGATCGCCGATTACGGGGTTCGAATCACCGAGGACGGATTGACGATCCGCTACGATTGA
- the nth gene encoding endonuclease III: MGTPRETPQAQAEAVVDRLEAEYPESTISLRYSNRLELLIAVILSAQCTDERVNKETKHLFEKYDGPEDYATVDQDELAEDLNSITYYNSKAEYIRDSCGTILEEHDGEVPDTMDELTELSGVGRKTANVVLQHGHDIVEGIVVDTHVQRLSRRLGLTEEKYPERIEQDLIEIVPEDDWQQFTHLCIDHGRATCTAQNPDCHDCVLADICPSEKGDSGIDLASGDPW, translated from the coding sequence ATGGGAACCCCACGCGAGACGCCCCAGGCCCAAGCCGAGGCGGTGGTCGACCGCCTCGAGGCGGAGTATCCCGAGTCGACGATTTCGTTGCGGTACTCGAACCGCCTCGAACTGCTGATCGCGGTGATCCTCTCGGCGCAGTGTACGGACGAACGGGTCAACAAGGAGACGAAACACCTCTTCGAGAAGTACGACGGCCCCGAGGATTACGCGACCGTCGATCAGGACGAACTCGCCGAGGACCTGAACTCGATCACCTATTACAACAGCAAGGCGGAGTACATCCGCGACTCCTGTGGGACGATCCTCGAGGAACACGACGGCGAGGTGCCCGATACGATGGACGAACTGACCGAGCTCTCGGGCGTCGGCCGAAAGACGGCGAACGTCGTCCTCCAGCACGGCCACGACATCGTCGAGGGAATCGTCGTCGACACGCACGTCCAGCGGCTCTCACGGCGGCTGGGGCTGACCGAGGAGAAGTATCCCGAACGGATCGAGCAGGATCTGATCGAGATCGTCCCCGAGGACGATTGGCAGCAGTTTACTCACCTCTGTATCGACCACGGGCGGGCGACCTGTACGGCACAGAATCCCGACTGTCACGACTGCGTGCTGGCGGACATCTGCCCCTCGGAGAAGGGCGACAGCGGGATCGACCTCGCCTCCGGCGACCCCTGGTAA
- a CDS encoding M28 family peptidase, whose product MTDWIGTVFESDRGWTHLEGLVDIGNRMAGSEGEREAAELTRDALADAGARNARLESFEIQGWTRGESAILAGDTTQDCIALPRSPDDRVVAPLVDLGYGLPEDFEETDVEDAIVMVRSDVPDYYDRYLHRREKYHYAIENGAAGFVYRNHVEGCLPPTGSVGWKEEPIGPIPAVGVSSEVGARLARRFDGESVTVSVDAAIHPAESQNVHAELGPDTDERVLVTSHVDAHDIAEGAMDNGAGTAMLIEIANALATREDDLETRVEFVAFGAEEVGLVGSTRYAEDADHDSITAVVNNDGVVRDRTLSIITHGFDALRDVADEIADRYDHPIGTVPKVGPHSDHWPFVQWGVPGCHVKSIADGPGRGWGHTFADTIEKLEPRTLREQAILLTEYVVALARTELTVDHREPEAIAADLESQGLAEGMRVTGDWPYDE is encoded by the coding sequence ATGACCGACTGGATCGGAACCGTCTTCGAGAGCGACCGTGGCTGGACTCACCTCGAGGGACTCGTCGATATCGGCAACCGGATGGCCGGCAGCGAGGGCGAACGGGAAGCCGCCGAACTGACCCGGGACGCGTTGGCCGACGCTGGCGCGCGAAACGCCCGCCTCGAGTCCTTCGAGATACAGGGCTGGACGCGAGGCGAGAGCGCGATTCTTGCCGGAGACACCACTCAGGACTGTATCGCCCTTCCGCGCAGCCCCGACGACCGCGTCGTCGCCCCGTTGGTCGATCTCGGCTACGGCCTGCCCGAGGATTTCGAGGAGACCGACGTCGAGGACGCGATCGTCATGGTTCGCAGCGACGTTCCCGACTACTACGATCGATACCTCCACCGCCGGGAGAAGTACCACTACGCTATCGAGAACGGGGCAGCGGGGTTCGTCTACCGAAACCACGTGGAGGGGTGTCTCCCCCCGACCGGCAGCGTAGGCTGGAAGGAGGAGCCGATCGGCCCGATTCCGGCCGTCGGCGTCTCGAGCGAGGTCGGCGCACGACTCGCCCGCCGGTTCGACGGCGAGTCGGTCACGGTCTCCGTCGACGCGGCGATTCACCCTGCGGAAAGTCAGAACGTCCACGCCGAACTCGGACCCGACACCGACGAGCGCGTCCTCGTGACGAGTCACGTCGACGCCCACGATATCGCCGAGGGCGCGATGGACAACGGCGCTGGGACCGCCATGCTGATCGAGATCGCGAACGCCCTCGCAACGCGCGAGGACGACCTCGAGACTCGCGTCGAGTTCGTCGCCTTCGGGGCCGAGGAGGTCGGCCTGGTCGGATCCACGCGCTACGCCGAGGACGCCGACCACGACTCGATCACGGCGGTCGTGAACAACGACGGCGTCGTCCGCGATCGGACGCTCTCGATCATCACGCACGGCTTCGACGCACTCCGAGACGTCGCCGACGAAATCGCGGACCGGTACGATCACCCGATCGGGACGGTCCCGAAGGTCGGGCCCCACAGCGACCACTGGCCGTTCGTCCAGTGGGGCGTCCCTGGCTGTCACGTCAAGTCGATCGCCGACGGTCCGGGACGGGGATGGGGACACACCTTCGCCGATACGATCGAAAAGCTCGAGCCCCGAACGCTACGCGAGCAGGCCATCCTCCTGACCGAGTACGTCGTCGCGCTCGCTCGGACGGAACTGACGGTCGACCACAGAGAGCCGGAGGCGATCGCGGCCGATCTCGAGTCCCAGGGCCTCGCCGAAGGGATGCGGGTGACCGGCGACTGGCCCTACGACGAGTGA
- a CDS encoding NAD(+)/NADH kinase: MDGAWSADSSPVVGVVDPEDAASDAIGIGEALETAVVDAGGTISSGVLEDVLAADPSVLVTAGERTLSAIARAGVDSPVLPIGPVSGIESIDRDRLPDALAAVLDGDSIRRSHPVLDVVLESTRDGEPATIVGRERALFDVTLITDEPARISEYGVRSRGEPVATFRADGVVVATPAGSHGYASAVDTPQLSPAIDAVAVAPIGPFVTQTRRWVLPNDESTFTVEREEGDVTLVVDGRSTGMVTPESRVVVAADGTLSTLCVPDERLS; the protein is encoded by the coding sequence ATGGATGGCGCGTGGAGCGCGGACAGTTCTCCCGTCGTCGGCGTCGTCGATCCCGAGGACGCGGCCAGCGACGCGATCGGGATCGGTGAGGCTCTCGAGACGGCAGTCGTCGATGCCGGCGGGACGATCAGTAGCGGGGTCCTCGAGGACGTTCTGGCGGCCGACCCGTCGGTGCTGGTGACGGCTGGCGAACGAACCCTGTCGGCGATCGCCCGTGCCGGCGTCGACTCCCCCGTCCTTCCGATCGGTCCCGTCTCCGGTATCGAGTCGATCGATCGCGATCGACTTCCCGATGCACTTGCGGCCGTCCTCGATGGGGACAGCATCCGTCGGTCCCATCCGGTTCTGGACGTCGTCCTCGAGTCGACGCGTGACGGCGAGCCCGCGACTATCGTGGGCCGAGAACGCGCCCTGTTCGACGTGACGCTCATCACCGACGAACCGGCACGAATCTCCGAGTACGGCGTCCGAAGCCGTGGGGAGCCCGTCGCGACCTTCCGCGCCGATGGCGTCGTCGTGGCGACGCCGGCGGGCAGCCACGGCTACGCGAGTGCAGTCGACACACCACAGCTCTCGCCGGCCATCGACGCAGTTGCCGTCGCGCCGATCGGGCCGTTCGTCACCCAGACGCGCCGATGGGTGCTTCCAAACGACGAATCGACGTTTACGGTCGAACGCGAGGAAGGTGACGTGACACTCGTCGTCGACGGGCGGTCGACCGGGATGGTGACGCCCGAGTCACGGGTTGTCGTCGCCGCCGACGGCACGCTCTCGACGCTGTGCGTTCCCGACGAGCGGCTATCGTAG
- the fen gene encoding flap endonuclease-1 produces MGNAALRDIAVIEDIPFADIEGVVAVDAHNWLYRYLTTTVKWTDSGTYTTADGTEVANLVGIVQGLPKFFEHDITPVMVFDGGPSDLKDDEIESRREQRRSYEDQLETAREEGDAVAIAQLESRTQRLTPTIQETSRELLGLLDVPIVEAPAEGEAQAAHMVTRGDADYVGSEDYDALLFGAPLTLRQLTSKGDPELMDLEATLEHHDLTLEQLIDAAILVGTDFNEGVSGIGPKTAISAITEHGDLWSVLEARGDHVEHGDRVRQLFRDPNVTDDYEFETTLEPDLAAAREYVTDEWGVDEDEVARGFERIEESVTQTGLDRWT; encoded by the coding sequence ATGGGAAACGCTGCACTTCGGGACATCGCCGTCATCGAGGACATCCCCTTCGCGGACATCGAGGGCGTCGTCGCCGTCGACGCACACAACTGGCTCTATCGATACCTGACGACGACGGTCAAGTGGACCGACAGCGGCACGTACACGACCGCCGACGGGACCGAGGTCGCCAACCTCGTCGGGATCGTCCAGGGACTCCCCAAGTTCTTCGAACACGACATCACGCCGGTGATGGTCTTCGACGGCGGTCCCTCCGATCTCAAGGACGACGAGATCGAGTCCCGCCGCGAGCAACGACGGAGCTACGAGGACCAACTCGAGACTGCCCGCGAGGAAGGCGACGCAGTCGCGATCGCCCAACTCGAGTCTCGCACCCAGCGACTGACGCCGACGATCCAGGAGACCAGCCGCGAACTCCTGGGACTGCTCGACGTGCCGATCGTCGAAGCGCCGGCGGAGGGGGAAGCCCAGGCCGCCCACATGGTCACGCGCGGCGACGCCGACTACGTCGGCTCCGAGGACTACGACGCCCTGCTCTTTGGCGCACCGCTGACGCTGCGTCAGCTGACGAGCAAGGGCGACCCCGAACTGATGGACCTCGAGGCCACGCTCGAGCACCACGACCTCACCCTCGAACAGCTGATCGACGCGGCGATCCTCGTCGGGACGGACTTCAACGAGGGGGTCTCCGGCATCGGTCCCAAGACCGCGATTTCGGCGATCACCGAACACGGCGACCTCTGGAGCGTCCTCGAGGCGCGGGGCGACCACGTCGAACACGGCGATCGCGTTAGACAGCTATTCCGCGATCCCAACGTGACCGACGACTACGAGTTCGAGACGACGCTCGAGCCGGATCTCGCCGCCGCCCGCGAGTACGTTACCGACGAGTGGGGTGTCGACGAAGACGAGGTCGCACGCGGCTTCGAGCGAATCGAGGAGAGCGTCACCCAGACCGGGCTGGACCGCTGGACGTGA
- a CDS encoding polyprenyl synthetase family protein, which translates to MRETLADWRPAIDEAIADLVPREIDADYLESFFGPPTYEYDPTGIQRALATPLWDLLDRGGKRWRAVLFLVLVEGFGEDPAEYLPYACIPEILHNGTIIVDDVEDGATIRRGEPALHRVYGRDIALNAGNAMYFLPLKILTRDPADLPAERRLAAYEMLMYELNRTHLGQGMDICWHNETEVRIGTDEYLEMCACKTGCLGRIVARLAAIITDQPPEVEEAVATYAELTAVAFQIGDDILDVEHSLGRAGEFGKAFGNDIREGKTTLLVIHAIQESGPDRANRLEEILASEDNTDDEIREALSILEAAGSIEYARERALTLSAQAREAIDGLAFDAETTRKLNEFTEFVIERDT; encoded by the coding sequence ATGCGGGAGACGCTTGCCGACTGGCGGCCGGCCATCGACGAGGCGATCGCCGATCTGGTCCCACGCGAAATCGACGCCGACTACCTCGAGTCGTTTTTCGGGCCCCCGACCTACGAGTACGATCCGACTGGCATCCAACGCGCGTTAGCGACGCCGCTGTGGGACCTGCTCGACCGGGGTGGGAAACGATGGCGCGCAGTGCTCTTTCTCGTCCTCGTCGAGGGCTTCGGCGAGGACCCGGCCGAGTACTTGCCCTACGCCTGCATCCCGGAGATCCTGCACAACGGGACGATCATCGTCGACGACGTCGAAGACGGGGCCACCATTCGGCGCGGTGAACCGGCGCTCCACCGGGTTTACGGCCGCGACATCGCGCTCAACGCCGGCAACGCGATGTATTTCCTTCCGCTGAAGATCCTCACGCGGGATCCGGCCGACCTCCCGGCCGAGCGGCGGCTGGCCGCCTACGAAATGCTCATGTACGAACTCAACCGGACACATCTCGGCCAGGGGATGGACATCTGCTGGCACAACGAAACCGAGGTCCGGATCGGCACCGACGAGTACCTCGAGATGTGTGCGTGCAAGACCGGGTGCCTGGGTCGGATCGTCGCCCGTCTCGCTGCGATCATCACCGACCAGCCTCCCGAGGTCGAGGAGGCCGTCGCCACGTACGCGGAACTGACCGCGGTCGCGTTTCAGATCGGCGACGACATCTTGGACGTCGAGCACTCGCTGGGTCGAGCCGGCGAGTTCGGCAAGGCGTTTGGCAACGACATCCGCGAGGGGAAAACGACCCTCCTGGTCATCCACGCGATACAGGAAAGCGGGCCCGACCGTGCCAACCGGCTCGAGGAAATCCTCGCGAGCGAGGACAACACCGACGACGAGATCCGCGAGGCCCTGTCGATCCTCGAGGCGGCCGGTAGCATCGAGTATGCGCGCGAACGTGCGCTCACACTGTCCGCACAGGCCCGCGAGGCGATCGACGGGCTGGCCTTCGACGCGGAGACGACCCGCAAGTTAAACGAGTTCACGGAGTTCGTCATCGAGCGCGATACGTAG